DNA sequence from the Cohnella herbarum genome:
GAGGAGCGCTGAGAGTACCTTATCTTTGTCGAAGGATAGGTAGCTCACCACGGGCACTGCTGCCGGATAGGAACTCACCGAGGGCACACCGCTTAGCCACCGGATAGGCAATACACCGCCGGCCCACCACATAGAGCACTGAGAGTACCTTAACTCCGCCGCTGGGTGGGGGATGAAGCAAATAGAGCACTGAGAGTAGCTTATCTTTGCCGATGGATAGGCAGCACACCGCCGACCCACCACATAGAGCACTGAGTGCAGCTAGAATAGAAAGTGGACACCTCATAAGAACTAACAGATAATAAAAAACAATAAGAAGATGAGGTGTCCGGTATGGGTGAGAAGAGACAGCGTTACAGTGAAGAGTTTAAAGAACAGACTGTTAAATACATTCAGGAACAGACAAAGACATTGCCCCAGATCGGAGAAGATTTAAACATCCCAAGTGGTACGTTAAAACAGTGGATGACCAAGTACCGCAAGTTTGAGAATGAACCGCTTGTAGATCGTGCGACCCTTCACCAGAAAGATAAGCAACTGATGGAGCAAGAACGCACGATTGAGGATCTCAAGGAAGAAATCGCTATCCTAAAAAAGGCCATGCACATCTTCAGCAAAGAAAGGAACTAAGGTTCCAATTCATCGAAGATCATCGCTCCGAGTTTCGAATGGAGAAGATGTGCACAGTTCTATGTGTATCACGGAGCGGTTACTATAAATGGCTTCTGGAGAAGACCGTCCAGAACAGTTATCAGAAGCGTCGCAGAGCGCTATTGGCGCGAATCACCTGGCTTTTCCTAGACGCTCACAACAGGTATGGTAGCCCTAAAATCACAAAACTTCTACGAAAAGAAGGTTGGACAGTTTCTGAACGTTTAGTAGGGAAAATCATGCATGAGAATGGTTTACGTTCTTGTGTATCTAAGAAATTCCGAGTGACCACCACTGACTCGAATCACGATCAACCTATAGCACCAAATGTGCTGAATCAGGATTTTAAGACGACTGCACCTAACAAGATTTGGGTAACCGATATTACCTATATACCGTGCCGTGAAGGTCGTTTGTACCTCGCCAGCGTTCTGGATTTATATACCCGTAAGATTGTGGGCTGGAAGCTCGCAGACCGGATGACAACCGATTTAGTGCTTGCAGCGCTTGATCAGGCATACAGTACGCACAAACCTCCCAAAGGGCTTATACACCACTCTGATCGGGGTTCGCAGTATGCATCAGATGAATACCGTGAAAGGTTAAAGCAATATGGCATGGAAGCAAGCATGAGCCGCAAAGGTAACTGCTACGACAACGCCTGTATCGAATCGTTCCACAGCGTGCTGAAGAAGGAGTTTATTTACTGTACGAAATTTCAAACGAAGGCGCAGGCGCAACAAGAGATGTTTGTATATATTGAGCTCTTCTACAACCGTAAGAGAATACATGGTTCGCTAGGTTACTTATCACCTTCGCAATTCGAAGCTCAGTACTATAGCAGTATTAAATAAACGCTCTTATAGCGTGTCCACTTTCTTGACAGAGGTCCAGAGAGTACCTTAACTCCGCCGCTGGATAGGTGATGAACCAAATAAAGCACTGAGAGTAGCTTATCTTTGCCGAAGGATAGGTTTCGAAGCCACTTGGCTGATGGAATGAAACGTCGGATTGATTTTATACATTCTATTCCTTTGTTTGCTGTTGCCGGCGGGAATAAGTATTCCCATAGCGGCTAGATTTTTCGCGTGTCGACGTATGGTAACGCGATTCCAGCCCAATATCTCGGCAGCCTGAGAAGGTGAAAAAGGACCGCCTGCGCGGATGGCGAATTCCAATATCGACCGGTCAATGGGATCCGCGACGACGGGGAGATCAGGTGTCTCAAGGCTCCACTTTCCTTTTGCGTGCAGGATCATCTGTTGGCATCTCCGGGGGTGATCCTTGATAGCATCGAAAGAGAAGCGAAGAACGATCCAATCATCCAGCACCAGATCATTTTGGCGAAACAGATGGTCGTCGAATTGCCAGCGGTCTATGTCTCGCCAGTGAGAGCCGAAGCCGTCGATCTCGATGGCAATTTCGACGCCGTTATAGATCCATGCGAAATCCAAATAGCGATAGCCGTCCTTGAAATCCCGAACCTCAAATTCCGGAATTAAATCCGATAGATGCCCGAAAAGGGGCCACCAGACGTTCTTTAAAAACAACTTCGGAGCGTGACCTAATCCCTTTAGAAGTTTTCGTTTCCTCTCCCCGGTACTTTTCTTCACATGAAAAGTTATCCACGCATCGTATGCAGCTTCGAAAGTCGGATTAACCATGACCACCATTTGACGCCGCCCCCTTAAAATAAAATACGCCGTCCGTCCAGAGAATTCTGGATACGAACGGCGCGTTCTTCGCGACCTATTTGACTACGATATTATACAAATGTTTCTTTCAGCGCAAGTCCTAATTCGAGTTCCTAATTCGAGTTCCTTAGCACACGCGTTCTCCAGCCCCATTTCCTCCGCTATCGGACAGAGGTACAAGCACGAGAAGCTTCCTCCTCATAAGTTAATGGACACGGTGCAACTTCTTCGAGAGCACCTAGGGAGGAGTGGTTAGAGATGTCACGTATAACGCGTTCGCAAGTACAGAAGTTAGTCGGAAAACAAATATATGCCGTGCGCAAGGACGGATCCGTAGTCTTGGGTAAGCTTGTCCGTATATCCGGTAACCGGCTTGTGCTAGAACCGCCGAAAGGTAAAAAGGTGCAGACGAAATTGTTCCTTCCGCTCTTATTATTCGATGTGTTGGCCGTCGGTACGGCTGCTGACGGGTTTGGATATGGCGGAGGATTCGGTGGTTATGGAGGATACGACGGATTCGGTTACGGTGGTTGGGGCTGGTAAATTAACAAGGTAAGGTTTAAGGCTTGTGGACACCAACGCAAATGGATAAGAAGATTAACAGCGGATCGGAAGGGACCGATAAGTCTCGGATCCGCTGTTTTTGCTTTATGCCAAGTGCTTTGCCAGTTCTATGACTTTTAGAGCTTGGAGCGCTCGCAGGGGATAATATCCGAGTTTTTGATAAAAGCGAATAGCGCGTACGTTATCTTCATCAACGAACACGTGAGATACAATGTAACCTTTCTTAAGGGCATACTGTTCGGCACGAAGCATAAGCGCGGTTCCCCACTGTTTGCTCTGGTAGCGGGAATCTACGGCCAATAAATCAATGAATAACGCTTTGGAACGAAACTCCAAATGCAAGAAACCGATCGGCGAGCTCTTAGCGGATTGGGCGACGACAAGCGTTGCCCCTTTGCGGATGCGGCGGGTGATTTCGTAATGCAGCCGATTGCCTCGCGGGTGCTGCCAAGGGGAAATCGGAATCAATTGCGTGCGGACAAGCTCGACGATGCCTTTATCGTCACGTGGTTGTCTCCATCGGATCAAGTGGGGCGCCTCCCCCGATTTAAGTCGCTCGGAATTGCTTTAACTTTCGGCGAATACCGGTTTTACAACGTATGAACAACTTTTTTGATTGGTAACGGCTAAGATGTGTATTGACGAATGACTTAGCGAAGAATATAATTAGTGCTAAATCGACTGAAAAACAAATAGCCGTGATGAGGATAAAGCGATAGGGCCCTTATGATCAGAGAGCGTCGGACTAGCTGAAACCGATGCCTTAATCCCTGTAAGCGAAGTCTCCTCGGAGCTGTTCCCCTGAACCGTCATATCGACGCATTAGGGAGAATCGGATTGGCGCACGTTATTGCGCTTAGAGTATGGCTCGTTCCTTCGTCTAGTCGGAACACGTACTTTATAAGGCCGTCACCGCGAGGTGCGCGGCAAACTCGGGTGGTACCGCGGAAGCAACAGCCTTTCGTCCCAAGCAGCCATATTGGCGTTGGGATGAAAGGCTTTTTGATTTGTTGAAAGGAGGAAAAAAAGGATGAGTACACAAGGTGTTACATTGAAATCCAAAGAAGAGTTGATTCAGAAGTGGAGTAAGCCGGAAGTGATCTCGGGTTCGGATATTTTGCTTCGTAGTTTGTTACTGGAGGGAGCGGAGTGCGTCTTCGGCTATCCGGGAGGCGCGGTTCTGTTCATCTACGATGCCATGCACGGCTTCACCGATTTCCAGCATCTTCTGACTCGCCACGAGCAAGGCGCCATTCATGCCGCTGACGGATATGCACGCTCTACCGGCAAAGTAGGCGTATGTATCGCGACATCGGGACCGGGGGCGACGAACCTAGTCACGGGTATCGCTACCGCTTATATGGATTCCGTACCGTTGGTCGTTATTACGGGTAACGTTGCGACTCACCTAATCGGAACGGACGCCTTCCAGGAAGCGGATATCGTGGGGATCACGATGCCGATCACGAAGCACAGCTACCTGGTGCGCAAGGCGGAAGACTTGCCGCGAATCATCCATGAAGCTTTCCATATTGCCAATAGCGGACGCAAAGGTCCGGTGCTCATCGATATTCCGAAGGATGTATCAGCCGAGAAGACGTTGTTCCAGCCCGTGACCGAAGTTAATCTGCGCGGATATCATCCGACGGTCAACCCTAACAAGAATCAAGTGGACAAAATGATCCGCGCGATCGAGAACGCAGAGAAGCCGGTAATTCTCGCCGGCGGCGGCGTCGTTTACTCGGGAGCCCATGAGGAACTGCACGAGTTCATCACGAAGACGGGAATTCCGACGACGACGACGTTGCTTGGTTTGGGCGGTTTCCCGAGCGGCCACGAGTTGCATATGGGGATGCCGGGCATGCACGGAACATGGACGGCGAATACGGCAATCCAAACGGCAGATTTGCTCATCAATATCGGAGCGAGGTTCGATGATCGCGTAACCGGTAAGCTCGCGGGTTTCGCGCCGAACGCTAAGATCGTTCACATCGATATCGATCCGGCGGAAATCGGCAAGAACGTTCCGACTGACGTACCGATCGTAGGCGACGTGAAAGCCGTGCTCGAGCAAGCGAACTCGATTGCGAAATACGCGGGTAAAGCGGACGCTTGGCGGAAGCAGATTGCGGAATGGAAGGCGGCAAAGCCTTTCAAATATATCGATTCGGACACCGAATTGAAACCGCAATGGGTCATCTCGATGATTCACGATACGACGAACGGCGACGCGATCGTAACGACCGACGTCGGGCAACACCAAATGTGGGCCGCTCAGTATTATCCTTTCAAGAAGCCGCGCTCATGGGTAACTTCGGGCGGTTTGGGAACGATGGGATTCGGATTCCCGTCCGCGATCGGCGCGCAAATGGGCAATCCGGATAGAACGGTCGTATCCATCAACGGCGATGGCGGCATGCAGATGTGCGCTCAAGAGCTAGCGATCTGCGCAATTAACAACATTCCGGTCAAAGTGGTTATTATCAATAACCAAGTGCTTGGAATGGTTCGCCAATGGCAAGAACTGATCTATGATAATCGCTACAGCCATATCGATCTGTCGGGCAGCCCCGATTTCGTGAAGCTGGCAGAAGCCTATGGCGTTAAAGGATTCCGCGCCGCTAACAAGGAAGACGCGCTTCAGGTTTGGAAGGAAGCGCTCGCGCATCCGGGTCCTGCGGTCGTTGAATTCGTCGTTCGCAAACACGAGAACGTGTATCCGATGGTTACCCAAGGAAGCACGATCGATCAGATGATTATGGGGGATTCCGAATGAACCGTAAACATACGATAGCGATACTTGTGAACGATCAGCCGGGCGTTATGCAACGGGTGTCAGGCCTGTTCGGCCGCCGCGGCTTCAATATCGAGAGCATTACCGTAGGCTCTTCCGAAGAACCTGGCCTCTCCCGTATGGTTATCGTCACTACAGGCGACGACCATACGCTGGAGCAAGTCCAGAAGCAATTGTACAAGCTTATCGACGTTATTAAAGTCATCGACGTAAGCGGCAACCCGATGGTAGGTCGCGAGCTCGGCCTGATCAAGATCGGAGCCGACCCGTCCATGAGACCGGAAATTCTCGGTATCGTGGAGACGTTCCGCGCCGCGGTTGTCGACATCGGACCTACGACCTTGATCGTTCAAGTCGTAGGCGATACCGAGAAAATCGATGCGATGATCGAATTGCTGAAGCCGTACGGCATCCGCGAGCTTTCCCGCACGGGAGTTACGGCGATGAACAGAGGCGCTAAGTAGAATAAGAGTTATGCGGTTAGTTGTAGAGTACCCGCTCGAAGCGGGGGTCCGAGGGGAGAAGCGGTTGTTTGCGGTAGCGGCATTCTCCCTTGGAACGCCCGCTTCGAGGGTTAACAATCACTATTTTTACTATTTTAAGGAGGAACACAATCCAATGGCAGTTAATTTATTTCACGAGAAAGACGCTGATCTCGGCGTTCTTAAAGGCAAAACAATCGCGGTAATCGGTTACGGCAGCCAAGGTCACGCGCAAGCGCAAAACCTTCGCGACAGCGGAGTAAACGTTATTATCGGTCTTCGCGAAGGCAAATCGGCCGACACTGCCCGCAATGACGGTTTCGAAGTCCTTTCCGTAGCTGACGCGACTCGCAAAGCCGACGTTGTTCAAATCCTTATGCCGGATGAGACGCAAGCAAGCGTTTATAAGAACGAAATCGAGCCGAACCTGAAAAAAGGCGCAGCTCTTATGTTCTCCCACGGTTTTAACGTTCATTTCGGCCAAATCGTTGCTCCTGCGGATGCGGACGTTCTGTTGGTCGCTCCTAAATCCCCTGGCCACATGGTTCGCCGTACTTACGTCGAAGGTTTCGGCGTACCGGGACTGATCGCTATCCATCAGAACGGAACGGGCAAAGCATTCGAAATCGGTATGGCTTATGCCAAAGGAATCGGTTGTACTCGCGCAGGGGTTATCGAAACTTCCTTCCGCGAAGAAACCGAAACCGACTTGTTCGGCGAACAAGCCGTTCTTTGCGGCGGTGCTTCCGCGCTCGTTAAAGCCGGTTTCGAAACGCTTGTAGAAGCTGGTTATGCGCCTGAAATGGCTTACTTCGAATGTTTGCACGAGTTGAAATTGATCGTTGACTTGATGTATGAAGGCGGACTTGCTTCCATGCGCAATTCGATCTCCAACACCGCGGAATACGGCGACTACGTTACCGGACCTCGCGTCGTAACCGACGAAACGAAAAAAGAAATGAAACGCGTTCTTTCCGATATCCAACAAGGTAAATTCGCTCGCGACTTTATCCTTGAGAACCAATCCGGACGCGCGTTCCTTACGGCTACTCGCCGCAACGAAGCCGAGCACCCGATCGAAGTCGTCGGCGCTCAACTGCGCGGCATGATGCACTGGATCAGCAAGTAAGACTCTATCGTTTCGAACGAAGCCTCGGCAGCCGCCGGGGCTTTTTTTCGCTTTTTCAATTATTAGAAAAAAAACACAATATTGTTAGAATTTTATGATATAATCACTCCGGTTACCCCCGTAATCGACGGCGAATAACGACTATTTTCGACGTTAGTCAAGCTGTAGATTATGGATATCGTAGCCGTAAACGTAGCATAAAGTGAGAATAAGGACCTGCAAGGGGGTGAAGGTACTGCACATCATCCGCAAGCTCTCGATGAAGCTGATCCGGCTCAAAAGCATTTTCCTGCTGTTCGGGACGATCGGGTTCGTGTTGGCGAGCGCTTCTATTATT
Encoded proteins:
- a CDS encoding GNAT family N-acetyltransferase yields the protein MIRWRQPRDDKGIVELVRTQLIPISPWQHPRGNRLHYEITRRIRKGATLVVAQSAKSSPIGFLHLEFRSKALFIDLLAVDSRYQSKQWGTALMLRAEQYALKKGYIVSHVFVDEDNVRAIRFYQKLGYYPLRALQALKVIELAKHLA
- the ilvB gene encoding biosynthetic-type acetolactate synthase large subunit, with protein sequence MSTQGVTLKSKEELIQKWSKPEVISGSDILLRSLLLEGAECVFGYPGGAVLFIYDAMHGFTDFQHLLTRHEQGAIHAADGYARSTGKVGVCIATSGPGATNLVTGIATAYMDSVPLVVITGNVATHLIGTDAFQEADIVGITMPITKHSYLVRKAEDLPRIIHEAFHIANSGRKGPVLIDIPKDVSAEKTLFQPVTEVNLRGYHPTVNPNKNQVDKMIRAIENAEKPVILAGGGVVYSGAHEELHEFITKTGIPTTTTLLGLGGFPSGHELHMGMPGMHGTWTANTAIQTADLLINIGARFDDRVTGKLAGFAPNAKIVHIDIDPAEIGKNVPTDVPIVGDVKAVLEQANSIAKYAGKADAWRKQIAEWKAAKPFKYIDSDTELKPQWVISMIHDTTNGDAIVTTDVGQHQMWAAQYYPFKKPRSWVTSGGLGTMGFGFPSAIGAQMGNPDRTVVSINGDGGMQMCAQELAICAINNIPVKVVIINNQVLGMVRQWQELIYDNRYSHIDLSGSPDFVKLAEAYGVKGFRAANKEDALQVWKEALAHPGPAVVEFVVRKHENVYPMVTQGSTIDQMIMGDSE
- the ilvN gene encoding acetolactate synthase small subunit produces the protein MNRKHTIAILVNDQPGVMQRVSGLFGRRGFNIESITVGSSEEPGLSRMVIVTTGDDHTLEQVQKQLYKLIDVIKVIDVSGNPMVGRELGLIKIGADPSMRPEILGIVETFRAAVVDIGPTTLIVQVVGDTEKIDAMIELLKPYGIRELSRTGVTAMNRGAK
- a CDS encoding 50S ribosomal protein L33; this translates as MSRITRSQVQKLVGKQIYAVRKDGSVVLGKLVRISGNRLVLEPPKGKKVQTKLFLPLLLFDVLAVGTAADGFGYGGGFGGYGGYDGFGYGGWGW
- the ilvC gene encoding ketol-acid reductoisomerase, producing the protein MAVNLFHEKDADLGVLKGKTIAVIGYGSQGHAQAQNLRDSGVNVIIGLREGKSADTARNDGFEVLSVADATRKADVVQILMPDETQASVYKNEIEPNLKKGAALMFSHGFNVHFGQIVAPADADVLLVAPKSPGHMVRRTYVEGFGVPGLIAIHQNGTGKAFEIGMAYAKGIGCTRAGVIETSFREETETDLFGEQAVLCGGASALVKAGFETLVEAGYAPEMAYFECLHELKLIVDLMYEGGLASMRNSISNTAEYGDYVTGPRVVTDETKKEMKRVLSDIQQGKFARDFILENQSGRAFLTATRRNEAEHPIEVVGAQLRGMMHWISK
- a CDS encoding transposase — protein: MGEKRQRYSEEFKEQTVKYIQEQTKTLPQIGEDLNIPSGTLKQWMTKYRKFENEPLVDRATLHQKDKQLMEQERTIEDLKEEIAILKKAMHIFSKERN
- a CDS encoding winged helix-turn-helix domain-containing protein, yielding MVVMVNPTFEAAYDAWITFHVKKSTGERKRKLLKGLGHAPKLFLKNVWWPLFGHLSDLIPEFEVRDFKDGYRYLDFAWIYNGVEIAIEIDGFGSHWRDIDRWQFDDHLFRQNDLVLDDWIVLRFSFDAIKDHPRRCQQMILHAKGKWSLETPDLPVVADPIDRSILEFAIRAGGPFSPSQAAEILGWNRVTIRRHAKNLAAMGILIPAGNSKQRNRMYKINPTFHSISQVASKPILRQR